Within the Opitutaceae bacterium TAV5 genome, the region TGGCGCTTTCCCGACCCCGCGCAAGCCACCGGCACCGGAGAGGAAATCCTCGCAGAGTTCCGCCACGTGCGCGACCGGATCCGGCTCGTCTTCGAAGCCTATGCCGCCGGGTTGAAGGAAGGCCGAAGGCTCCGCACATAGCCGGAAATGCCAAAGAGCCGCAGGGTTCCTGCCGTCCAGAGCGCCGGAATCACCCGGCCGGCCCGGAGCTTTCCCGGAAATCCGGTGAACATCTCTTCGGTGTCGGCCGCTTCGGGGAAACCGGCGCGGCGGATTTTCATGGTACTGAATACGTTGTCGCCATTGGTGAGGTAAAGACATCATTCCGCGCCGTCGGGGGCCGTACCGGCCCGCACTGTGACCCGGGCGACAGCATCGCCTGCGTGGTCTCTCATCCGCGTCTTCTGAAATTTGGGTTTGCCACTCTCTCCGCCCGCACGACACGCTCCGCCCTTTAACGTTTCTCAGCAGTCCGCACCCAATCCGCATCCACTTAACACACCAAACAGCATGGCCGAAGAACTCACAGGAAATGTCCTGGTAGGGCAATCAGGGGGCCCCACCGCCGTCATCAATGCCAGCGTCGCCGGAGTCGTCTCCGAAGCGCTCAACCACGAATGCATCGAGGAAATCTATGGCACGCTCAACGGCGTCCTCGGCATCCTCAACGAAGACCTGATCGACCTTGCGTCCGAATCGCAGCAGGCCATCCGCGGCCTCCGCTACACGCCCGGCGCCGCCCTCGGCACCTGCCGCTACAAACTCAAGAAACAACAGGATTTCGATCGCGTGCTCGAAGTTTTCAAGGCGCACAACATCCGCTACTTCTTCTACGCGGGCGGCAACGACTCCCAGGACACCGCCGACAAGATCTCCAAGCTCGCCGCCCAGCAGGGCTATGACCTCCGGGTCATCGGCATCCCGAAGACCATCGACAACGACCTGCCGGTGACCGACCACTGCCCCGGCTACGGCTCCGTCATCAAGTATATCTCCACGACCGTCCGTGAGATCGCCTGCGACAACGAGGCCATGGGCCAGCACGACCTCGTGCAGATCGTCGAGGTCATGGGCCGCAATGCCGGCTGGATCGCCGCCGGCGCCGCCCTCGCCAAGCGCCGCGATCATCCGCACGACGCCCCGCACCTCATCTACCTCCCCGAAGTGCCTTTCACCACGGAGAAGTTCGTCGCCGACGTGCAGCGCGTCCTCAAGCGCGAGAAATACTGTCTCATCGTCGTCGGCGAAGGCCTTGTCGACGCCGACGGCAATTATATCTCCGCCGAGGACAAGACCGACGCCTTCGGCCACTCCCAGCTCGGGGGCGCCGCCGACTACCTGCAAAGCCTCGTCGAGCAAAACCTGCCCGGCGTCAAGGCCCGCACCGTCAAGCTCGGCATGGCCCAGCGCGCCGCCGCCCATGCCGGCTCGAAGGCCGACGCCGACGAGGCCTACCTCGCCGGCACCAAGGCCGTCGAGGCCGCCGTCAATGGCGAGACCGACGTCATGGTCACCCTCGTCCGTGGCGACACCGACCACTATACCTGCGAAACCGCGCTCGCCCCCCTGAGCGACATCGCCAACGGCGTCAAAAAACTCCCCCGCGAGTGGATCAACGAAGACGGCGTGAGCATGAACCACCAGTTTGTCCGCTACGCCACTCCGCTCATCCAGGGCGAGACGCCGGTTCCCTACGAAAACGGCCTCCCCTCCTTCGCGAAGCTGGAAAAAGTCCGCGTCGACAAAAAGCTCGCCGCCTACGAACTCTGACCCGCCGGTGACACGGGCCGATGACCGGCCCGTGTCCGTTTAGCGACGGAGCGGCGGCATTCCTGCCGCTGCGACGAGGCGCGTCAGCGCCTCGCCCGGTGCCTCCACCGTCACTGTCTCGAACCGGCGACGCGTTGCGTCGTCAGCAGCGGCAAGAATGCCGCCGCTCCATCACACGCTGTCGTCACTCAACAGTTACAACCGGCCCGTTTCATTTTTTCCGGATTTCTCCGGACGCCCCTCCCCCCTCAAGCCGGCTTCTCCGGCGTCCCCTGCCCTCCCTGGTTTCGCGGATGAAATTTCGCGTGCTGGTCCACCAGCCGCCGCTCTTCCACCGCCGTGTAGATCTGCGTCGTCGCGATATTGGCATGGCCGAGCATTTCCTGGATGGCCCGCAGATCCGCTCCGCCGCTCAACAGGTGTGTCGCGAATGAATGCCGCAGCAGGTGCGGCTTCACCGGCCTGGTGATGCCCGCCGCCTTCGTGTATTTCTTGACCAGCACCCAGAGCATCTTGCGCGAGATCGCCGTGCCGCGTTCGCTGAGAAAAAGCGGGCTGCCCGTCTTCGCCTTCACGAAATGCGGACGCCCCGATTCCAGGTAAACCGCCACCGCATCGCGCGCCTTGCCTCCCACCGGCACCACACGCTCCTTCGCTCCCTTGCCGAAAACGCGCAGAAAACCGTTTTCCAGGTCGATCTGCTGCAAGGTCAGCCCCGAAAGCTCCGAGACGCGCAGCCCGCTCGAATAAAACAGCTCCAGGATCGCCCGATCGCGCAGCGCGTGGGGCGACCCGCCCGCCGGCGCGGCGAGCAGGCGCGACACCTCCTCCGCATTGAGCGTGCCCGGCACGCGCCGCACCAGCTTCGGCCCCTGCAACAACTCCGTAAAATCGTCCGGCCGCACCCGCTCGCGCACGAGATGCCGGGCAAACATCCGCAGCGCCGACAGCTTCCGCGCCAGGCTCGCCACGCTGTAGTCGTACCCGTCGAGCGAATACAGCCAGTCCATCGCATCCGCGCCCGTCGCCGCGCGCCAGTCGCGCACGTTTTTTTTGCGCAGCAGAAACGCCGCGCACTGTAGCAAGTCGCTTTCGTAAGCCTCCAGCGTCCGGTCCGAACGCCCGCGCTCGAGCGTGAGCGCGTTGCCGAAATCCGTGATCGGCTCCGCCAGGGTTTCGGGCAATCCGTCCGGGACCGGGGGGAGGGGGGGATCGACCGGGTCGCCCGTCATGCGCCGTCGCTCCTTTCCCGGCCAGGCCTCAGCGCCGGCGGCGCGGCCCCTGCTGCTGGCGATAGCCGGGAGGCGGCGTGTCGCGCATGCGGTAGGTGATGCGCGCCTTCTCCAGGTCGTAGGGGCTCATTTCCATCT harbors:
- a CDS encoding 6-phosphofructokinase → MAEELTGNVLVGQSGGPTAVINASVAGVVSEALNHECIEEIYGTLNGVLGILNEDLIDLASESQQAIRGLRYTPGAALGTCRYKLKKQQDFDRVLEVFKAHNIRYFFYAGGNDSQDTADKISKLAAQQGYDLRVIGIPKTIDNDLPVTDHCPGYGSVIKYISTTVREIACDNEAMGQHDLVQIVEVMGRNAGWIAAGAALAKRRDHPHDAPHLIYLPEVPFTTEKFVADVQRVLKREKYCLIVVGEGLVDADGNYISAEDKTDAFGHSQLGGAADYLQSLVEQNLPGVKARTVKLGMAQRAAAHAGSKADADEAYLAGTKAVEAAVNGETDVMVTLVRGDTDHYTCETALAPLSDIANGVKKLPREWINEDGVSMNHQFVRYATPLIQGETPVPYENGLPSFAKLEKVRVDKKLAAYEL
- a CDS encoding tyrosine recombinase XerD, whose translation is MTGDPVDPPLPPVPDGLPETLAEPITDFGNALTLERGRSDRTLEAYESDLLQCAAFLLRKKNVRDWRAATGADAMDWLYSLDGYDYSVASLARKLSALRMFARHLVRERVRPDDFTELLQGPKLVRRVPGTLNAEEVSRLLAAPAGGSPHALRDRAILELFYSSGLRVSELSGLTLQQIDLENGFLRVFGKGAKERVVPVGGKARDAVAVYLESGRPHFVKAKTGSPLFLSERGTAISRKMLWVLVKKYTKAAGITRPVKPHLLRHSFATHLLSGGADLRAIQEMLGHANIATTQIYTAVEERRLVDQHAKFHPRNQGGQGTPEKPA